The proteins below are encoded in one region of Sphingobacterium sp. R2:
- a CDS encoding TonB-dependent receptor produces MKKLYWTSLILICTAANAHGQSIYIQGKITDSNKNVLLGSTVILDQLGLSSMTDGAGEYRLTIPKEQLGKFVTLSVSYIGKKKVERTVLLDSIKKIENFLLQDMSLALDEVAVQAKRGELSNSSLVFDREMIERYPALSLNDLLNRLPNRKNTAPSVQEMQNLTLRGAFSETTGRSREVNELNNSFGVAIIMDDMVLGNNGNMQGRNAGIFGMSSSTNAIRPSDYGLTGRPTTGKFYSGENVFSGLDLRQIPIENIEHLEVISGVAPARYGDLSNGAVIIERQAGKTPAFFRLQVRSNATSYSLSKGMSLGKKLGTINLDLGYVQSYADNRDKLKQYDRVNGTLIWTNYFGTDKRLKQTFSGSYNKVIDQVRKDPDDPLSNAISFGGWGWNASSRTNYNLGHKFLKSISFNAGLSSTLQKTYREYYYNDAVVLYTDSVQTGIVEGQYAPGQYTALDHVDNRPLNLNARLEGNAIVITGDIIHKINFGSNYSYDINRGKGRIADPSIPKKDLGARSDRYYDFSLTNALQNLGLYAEDAMRTKVWGRDLSMRAGVRWDLMNGHSSISPRTNINYSLSKSTQIGLAYGLSFKSPGLAQLYPGPTFDEIILLNSYNGKVNESMALIYLRRYEKDNSNLKSSVGQTLESSLSWHKNGHQLRTNLFYKKNTRGINTVTADQLMDLPTYTATAVPGGKPTVEQTGTRKYLMSNLYFANSNKSSNFGAEVMYSTPRIQQIMTTFSATTAFTLANSSSNALSRLNFNTEKTALDDVVLGFFPSKSTKNYLSRAQLRSSTHFPELRLIIELSADCELLNYNKSNYRDIIPVGYYTRDYTYHAIEQFDMNNPKHLELYTGRKEEADRANIENNYVYWNFGLNMAKEIGKNIYLSFNVYNFLDYQPRFYREGATSVQAPNSSPNYGAQLTYKF; encoded by the coding sequence ATGAAAAAGCTCTATTGGACCAGTTTAATCTTGATTTGCACAGCTGCAAATGCACATGGACAGTCAATATACATCCAGGGAAAGATCACTGATAGTAATAAGAATGTACTATTGGGAAGTACCGTGATTTTGGATCAACTGGGACTCTCCAGTATGACAGATGGTGCTGGTGAATATCGTCTAACCATCCCCAAAGAGCAGCTTGGCAAATTTGTTACCTTGTCGGTTTCCTATATCGGTAAGAAAAAGGTTGAAAGAACAGTCTTGTTGGATTCGATAAAGAAGATTGAAAATTTTTTGTTGCAGGATATGAGCCTTGCCCTCGATGAAGTTGCAGTACAGGCGAAGCGGGGAGAGCTGAGTAACTCTTCACTTGTGTTTGATCGGGAAATGATTGAACGGTATCCTGCACTCAGTTTAAATGATCTTTTGAACCGATTGCCAAACCGGAAGAATACTGCTCCTTCTGTACAGGAGATGCAAAATCTAACGCTGAGAGGTGCTTTTAGTGAGACTACAGGGCGCTCGCGCGAGGTTAATGAATTGAATAACTCCTTTGGTGTCGCTATTATAATGGATGACATGGTTTTGGGCAACAATGGAAATATGCAAGGACGGAATGCAGGAATATTTGGCATGTCTTCCTCAACGAATGCAATTAGACCTTCAGATTATGGTTTAACCGGCCGCCCCACAACAGGAAAATTCTATTCCGGAGAAAATGTGTTCAGCGGTCTGGATTTGCGTCAGATTCCGATAGAAAATATCGAACATTTGGAAGTTATTTCAGGCGTAGCACCAGCACGTTATGGCGATTTGTCAAACGGTGCCGTTATCATCGAAAGGCAGGCAGGCAAGACCCCGGCTTTTTTTAGGCTTCAAGTTCGAAGTAATGCAACTTCATATAGTCTGTCCAAGGGAATGTCACTGGGAAAAAAGCTTGGGACAATTAACCTGGATTTAGGTTATGTACAATCTTACGCAGATAATAGAGACAAGCTGAAACAATACGACCGCGTGAATGGGACTTTGATCTGGACAAACTACTTTGGTACAGATAAGCGTCTGAAACAGACTTTTTCAGGATCTTACAATAAAGTGATTGATCAGGTACGAAAGGATCCGGATGACCCACTCTCAAATGCCATTTCTTTTGGTGGCTGGGGCTGGAATGCTTCTAGTCGGACCAATTACAATTTGGGTCATAAATTCCTAAAAAGTATCAGTTTCAATGCAGGACTAAGTTCAACACTGCAGAAAACCTATCGTGAGTATTACTATAATGATGCAGTCGTGCTCTATACCGATTCTGTGCAAACTGGAATTGTAGAAGGACAATACGCCCCTGGTCAATATACTGCTCTGGATCATGTGGACAATAGGCCATTGAATTTAAATGCCCGATTGGAAGGAAATGCGATCGTCATTACAGGCGATATTATCCACAAGATAAACTTTGGAAGTAACTATAGCTATGACATCAATCGTGGAAAGGGGCGAATTGCAGATCCTTCTATTCCAAAGAAGGATCTTGGAGCAAGATCGGATAGGTATTATGATTTTTCATTAACAAACGCTTTGCAAAACCTAGGTTTGTATGCCGAGGATGCAATGCGGACCAAAGTATGGGGAAGGGATCTTAGCATGCGGGCGGGAGTTCGCTGGGATCTTATGAATGGTCATTCATCCATTTCTCCAAGAACAAACATCAATTATTCACTTTCTAAATCAACTCAGATTGGGCTGGCATACGGCCTATCCTTCAAATCTCCTGGATTAGCACAACTATATCCCGGGCCGACCTTTGATGAAATTATATTGCTAAATTCCTATAATGGTAAAGTCAACGAAAGTATGGCATTGATTTACTTGCGGCGTTATGAAAAAGATAATAGCAATCTCAAGAGTAGTGTAGGGCAAACCCTCGAATCATCACTTTCATGGCATAAGAATGGGCATCAGCTGCGTACCAATCTTTTTTATAAAAAAAATACGCGCGGAATCAACACGGTTACGGCTGATCAATTAATGGACTTACCTACATACACGGCCACTGCGGTGCCCGGGGGCAAACCAACGGTTGAACAGACTGGGACGAGAAAGTATTTAATGTCTAATTTGTACTTTGCCAATAGTAATAAATCGTCCAATTTTGGTGCAGAAGTCATGTATTCTACACCCAGAATTCAACAGATTATGACGACTTTCTCCGCTACAACCGCATTTACTTTGGCTAATTCTAGTTCTAATGCGCTGAGCCGTTTGAATTTTAATACCGAAAAAACAGCTTTAGATGACGTTGTCCTTGGATTTTTTCCATCGAAATCCACGAAGAACTATTTAAGTAGAGCGCAATTACGAAGTTCGACTCATTTTCCGGAGTTGCGTTTGATTATTGAACTGAGTGCAGACTGTGAATTATTAAACTACAATAAATCTAACTACCGAGATATTATTCCTGTGGGATATTATACACGCGATTATACGTATCATGCCATTGAGCAGTTTGATATGAACAACCCGAAGCATCTCGAACTCTATACAGGAAGGAAAGAGGAAGCTGACCGGGCAAATATTGAAAACAACTACGTCTACTGGAACTTCGGTCTTAATATGGCTAAGGAAATAGGCAAGAATATTTACCTGTCATTTAACGTCTATAACTTTTTGGATTACCAACCGCGATTTTATAGGGAAGGGGCTACCTCAGTGCAAGCTCCGAATTCTTCTCCTAATTATGGCGCCCAACTGACTTATAAATTTTAA
- a CDS encoding DUF4876 domain-containing protein, translated as MKTHYLIPFLFLPFISCKKDNTPGIQPLDIKLNLTYASENFNTKLDLSKAIVKITNLATKTSGTYSASQGAVNLTSIMPGEYDIDASITIPKEQYNSLTGESSKEDVTFNASLKKISLTSSTTLDLELIAGLLGDFVIKQIYYAGSDNKEGALFRDQFFEVYNNTDRVLYADSLYFGRLWGRQSPTRQSDYYQPNGQLDWSKSLGMGGGESANTDYVYLRDLFMIPGNGKTYPVEPGKSIVIAQNALNHKAPFVGNNGKEVAIKNPDLTVDLSKANFEVYYGDIPGKTPFATDIDNAAVPNVEILDYTGNDWILDNLGRDGYVIFKHANRSDVENLKSYTEPSISVPTSTAKRYRQLPVRWIMDAVEVQPNTEDARIPKKLTASQDAGFTFAPLGGYSSQSVIRKTERTTNGVRKLRDTNNSTADFMVIKANPFGFGD; from the coding sequence ATGAAAACTCATTACTTAATTCCTTTTCTCTTTTTACCTTTTATTTCCTGTAAAAAAGATAATACACCTGGTATACAACCACTGGATATTAAGCTGAACTTAACATATGCTTCTGAAAATTTTAACACCAAGTTGGACTTAAGCAAGGCTATTGTTAAGATTACCAACCTAGCAACAAAAACCAGTGGTACATATTCCGCGTCACAAGGTGCGGTCAATTTGACCTCCATTATGCCAGGTGAGTATGATATTGATGCTTCTATTACAATACCTAAGGAGCAATACAATAGTTTAACAGGCGAATCAAGCAAAGAGGACGTAACATTTAATGCTTCCCTGAAAAAAATCAGTTTAACAAGTTCTACGACTTTGGACTTGGAATTGATTGCAGGTCTATTGGGCGATTTTGTCATCAAGCAGATTTACTATGCGGGTTCTGATAATAAAGAAGGGGCTTTGTTCAGAGATCAGTTTTTTGAAGTTTACAATAATACAGACCGTGTTTTATATGCCGATAGCCTCTACTTTGGCCGGTTATGGGGAAGACAGTCTCCGACCAGGCAATCCGATTATTACCAGCCAAATGGACAATTGGATTGGAGTAAATCTTTGGGAATGGGAGGCGGCGAATCAGCAAATACAGACTATGTTTACTTAAGAGATTTATTTATGATTCCTGGCAACGGAAAGACCTATCCAGTGGAACCTGGTAAAAGTATTGTGATTGCCCAAAATGCACTAAACCATAAAGCGCCGTTTGTCGGCAATAATGGCAAGGAAGTAGCCATCAAGAATCCTGATCTTACAGTAGATCTTAGTAAAGCCAATTTTGAGGTTTATTATGGAGATATCCCTGGGAAAACTCCTTTTGCAACAGATATTGACAATGCTGCTGTACCCAATGTTGAGATATTAGATTATACAGGCAATGACTGGATATTAGATAATTTAGGGCGCGACGGTTATGTTATTTTTAAACACGCAAATCGTTCAGATGTGGAAAATCTGAAGAGCTATACCGAGCCATCCATCAGCGTTCCGACCTCTACCGCAAAAAGATATAGACAGTTACCTGTCCGTTGGATTATGGATGCCGTTGAGGTGCAGCCAAACACCGAGGATGCTCGAATTCCTAAAAAATTGACAGCATCACAGGATGCCGGTTTTACTTTCGCACCATTAGGCGGTTATTCGTCGCAATCTGTTATTCGCAAGACCGAAAGAACTACTAATGGGGTTCGTAAATTAAGGGACACAAATAATTCTACAGCGGACTTTATGGTGATAAAAGCTAATCCATTTGGATTTGGTGATTAA